One region of Aurantimonas sp. HBX-1 genomic DNA includes:
- the thiC gene encoding phosphomethylpyrimidine synthase ThiC, translating into MTMPTRPQPAVTTGPLPASTKIHVPGSLFPDIRVPMRAIAVHPSAGEPDLCVYDSSGPFTDAAAEADIARGLPRHREAWIAARGDSEFCAARPVRPEDNGNLPAEKVTPAFPVPNAPRRGIEGRPLTQYEYARAGIVTAEMEFVAIRENLGRAGKAAPVRDGEPFRAAIPDLITPEWVRDEVASGRAIIPANINHPELEPMAIGRNFLTKINANIGNSAVTSSMEEEVDKLVWAIRWGADTVMDLSTGRNIHNIRDWIIRNAPVPIGTVPIYQALEKVDGIAEALTWEVYRDTLIEQAEQGVDYFTVHAGVRLAHIPLTAERVTGIVSRGGSIMAKWCLHHHRESFLYEHFAEICDICRAYDVSFSLGDGLRPGSIADANDAAQFAELETLGELTAIARAKGCQVMIEGPGHVPMHKIKENVDLQVKLCGDAPFYTLGPLVTDIAPGYDHITSAIGAAMIGWFGTAMLCYVTPKEHLGLPDRDDVKVGVITYKIAAHAADLAKGHPAARLRDDALSRARFEFRWEDQFNLSLDPDTARSFHDATLPKEAHKLAHFCSMCGPKFCSMKISHDIRDAARQDADRQEGMAAMAERYRQGGDLYMPVEPVPGE; encoded by the coding sequence ATGACCATGCCCACACGACCGCAGCCGGCCGTCACCACCGGACCGCTGCCCGCCTCGACCAAGATCCACGTCCCCGGCAGCCTCTTTCCGGACATCCGCGTGCCGATGCGCGCCATCGCGGTCCATCCGAGCGCCGGCGAGCCCGACCTCTGCGTCTACGACTCGTCCGGCCCGTTCACCGACGCGGCGGCGGAGGCCGACATCGCCCGCGGCCTGCCGCGTCATCGCGAGGCCTGGATAGCCGCTCGCGGCGACAGCGAATTCTGCGCCGCGCGCCCGGTCCGGCCGGAGGACAACGGCAATCTGCCGGCGGAAAAGGTGACGCCTGCCTTCCCCGTCCCGAACGCCCCGCGCCGGGGGATCGAGGGGCGGCCGCTGACGCAGTACGAATACGCCCGCGCCGGGATCGTCACCGCCGAGATGGAGTTCGTCGCCATCCGCGAGAACCTCGGCCGCGCCGGGAAGGCCGCCCCGGTGCGCGACGGCGAGCCCTTCCGGGCGGCGATCCCCGATCTCATCACCCCGGAATGGGTGCGCGACGAGGTCGCCTCCGGCCGGGCGATCATCCCCGCCAACATCAACCATCCCGAGCTCGAGCCGATGGCGATCGGGCGCAACTTCCTCACCAAGATCAACGCCAATATCGGCAATTCCGCCGTCACCTCGTCGATGGAGGAGGAGGTCGACAAGCTGGTCTGGGCGATCCGCTGGGGCGCCGACACGGTGATGGACCTCTCCACCGGCCGCAACATCCACAACATCCGCGACTGGATCATCCGCAACGCCCCGGTGCCGATCGGCACGGTGCCGATCTACCAGGCGCTGGAGAAGGTGGACGGCATCGCCGAGGCGCTGACCTGGGAGGTCTATCGCGACACGCTGATCGAGCAGGCCGAGCAGGGCGTCGACTATTTCACCGTCCACGCCGGCGTCCGCCTCGCCCATATCCCGCTGACCGCCGAGCGCGTGACCGGCATCGTGTCGCGCGGCGGCTCGATCATGGCGAAGTGGTGCCTGCACCATCACCGCGAGAGCTTCCTCTACGAGCATTTCGCCGAGATCTGCGACATCTGTCGAGCCTATGACGTGTCGTTCTCGCTGGGTGACGGGCTGCGGCCGGGCTCCATCGCCGACGCCAACGACGCGGCGCAGTTCGCCGAACTGGAGACGCTGGGCGAGCTCACGGCCATTGCCCGCGCCAAGGGCTGCCAGGTGATGATCGAGGGGCCCGGCCACGTGCCGATGCACAAGATCAAGGAGAATGTCGACCTGCAGGTGAAGCTCTGCGGCGATGCACCGTTCTACACGCTCGGACCCCTCGTCACCGACATCGCCCCCGGCTACGACCACATCACCTCGGCGATCGGCGCGGCGATGATCGGCTGGTTCGGCACGGCGATGCTCTGCTACGTCACGCCGAAGGAGCATCTCGGCCTGCCCGACCGCGACGACGTCAAGGTGGGGGTGATCACCTACAAGATCGCCGCCCACGCCGCCGATCTCGCCAAGGGCCACCCGGCCGCCCGGCTGCGCGACGACGCGCTGTCCAGAGCCCGCTTCGAGTTCCGCTGGGAGGACCAGTTCAACCTGTCGCTCGATCCAGACACCGCCCGCTCCTTCCACGACGCAACGCTGCCGAAGGAGGCGCACAAGCTGGCGCATTTCTGCTCGATGTGCGGGCCGAAATTCTGCTCGATGAAGATCAGCCACGACATCCGCGACGCCGCCCGGCAGGACGCCGACAGGCAAGAGGGCATGGCGGCGATGGCCGAACGCTACCGCCAGGGCGGCGATCTCTACATGCCGGTGGAACCGGTGCCGGGCGAATAG
- a CDS encoding septal ring lytic transglycosylase RlpA family protein, producing MKLLLRTALTAALFAGTLAGGYAGGTDEVVAQPRHVASGAASYYGKRFHGRTTANGERFNMNSMTAAHRTLPFGTKVKVTNRRNGKSVVVRINDRGPFHGKRIIDLSQGAASRIGMISSGTASVSLDVL from the coding sequence ATGAAGCTTCTTCTGAGAACCGCCCTGACCGCAGCCCTCTTCGCCGGCACGCTCGCCGGCGGCTACGCAGGCGGGACGGACGAGGTCGTCGCGCAGCCACGCCACGTGGCATCGGGCGCCGCATCCTACTACGGCAAGCGGTTCCACGGACGCACCACCGCCAACGGCGAACGCTTCAACATGAATTCCATGACCGCCGCCCACCGCACCCTGCCCTTCGGCACCAAGGTGAAGGTGACCAACCGCCGCAACGGCAAGTCTGTCGTCGTGCGCATCAACGATCGCGGCCCGTTCCATGGCAAGCGGATCATCGACCTGTCGCAGGGCGCCGCCTCGCGCATCGGCATGATCAGCTCCGGAACCGCCAGCGTCAGCCTGGACGTACTCTGA